A region of Rhodamnia argentea isolate NSW1041297 chromosome 9, ASM2092103v1, whole genome shotgun sequence DNA encodes the following proteins:
- the LOC115739777 gene encoding anthocyanidin reductase ((2S)-flavan-3-ol-forming) isoform X1 — MAAEVVGNKKACVVGGTGFMASLLVKLLLEKGYAVNTTVRDPANQKKVSHLNELQKLGDLKIFRADLTDESSFDAPVAGCDYVFHVATPVNFASEDPENDMIKPAIQGALNVLKACAKAKMVKRVVLTSSAASVTINNLQETGLVMDEKNWTDLDFLTSAKPPTWGYPASKTLAEKAAWKFAEENDIELITVIPTLMAGRSLTLDVPSSACLGMSMLTGNEFLMNALKGMQMLSGSISIVHVEDVCRAHIFVAEKESASGRYICCAANTSVPELAKFLNKRYPQYKAPTEFGDFPSKAKLIISSEKLIKEGFNYKYSIEDIYDQCVEYFEEKGLLHV; from the exons atggcCGCAGAGGTTGTAGGGAACAAGAAGGCATGTGTTGttggagggactggtttcatgGCTTCTTTGCTGGTCAAGCTCTTGCTGGAGAAGGGCTATGCTGTGAATACCACCGTCAGGGACCCTG CTAATCAAAAGAAGGTGTCCCATCTCAATGAGCTCCAGAAGTTGGGCGACCTCAAGATTTTCAGGGCTGATCTCACAGACGAATCGAGCTTCGATGCTCCTGTAGCCGGCTGCGACTACGTTTTCCATGTCGCGACCCCGGTCAACTTTGCTTCTGAAGACCCCGAG AATGACATGATCAAGCCGGCAATCCAGGGTGCCCTGAATGTTCTCAAAGCCTGTGCCAAAGCGAAGATGGTGAAACGCGTCGTGTTGACTTCATCAGCAGCCTCAGTTACAATCAACAATCTTCAGGAAACGGGTCTGGTCATGGACGAGAAAAACTGGACGGACCTTGATTTCTTGACCTCTGCGAAGCCGCCTACCTGG GGGTACCCTGCTTCCAAGACGCTGGCAGAAAAGGCAGCGTGGAAATTCGCGGAGGAAAATGATATCGAACTTATAACTGTCATCCCGACCCTCATGGCTGGCCGTTCTCTCACTCTGGATGTCCCTAGCAGCGCCTGTCTCGGAATGTCTATGCTAACAG GAAACGAGTTCTTGATGAACGCCCTGAAAGGCATGCAAATGCTGTCGGGTTCTATTTCCATCGTGCATGTTGAGGACGTCTGCCGCGCCCACATTTTCGTGGCTGAGAAGGAATCTGCTTCTGGACGATACATCTGCTGCGCTGCTAACACCAGTGTTCCCGAACTCGCAAAGTTCCTGAACAAAAGATACCCGCAATACAAAGCCCCCACAGA ATTCGGGGATTTCCCATCCAAGGCCAAGTTGATAATCTCTTCGGAGAAGCTAATCAAGGAGGGCTTCAACTACAAGTACAGCATTGAGGATATCTATGACCAATGCGTCGAATACTTCGAGGAGAAGGGGCTATTGCATGTGTAG
- the LOC115739777 gene encoding anthocyanidin reductase ((2S)-flavan-3-ol-forming) isoform X2 produces MAAEVVGNKKACVVGGTGFMASLLVKLLLEKGYAVNTTVRDPANQKKVSHLNELQKLGDLKIFRADLTDESSFDAPVAGCDYVFHVATPVNFASEDPENDMIKPAIQGALNVLKACAKAKMVKRVVLTSSAASVTINNLQETGLVMDEKNWTDLDFLTSAKPPTWGYPASKTLAEKAAWKFAEENDIELITVIPTLMAGRSLTLDVPSSACLGMSMLTGNEFLMNALKGMQMLSGSISIVHVEDVCRAHIFVAEKESASGRYICCAANTSVPELAKFLNKRYPQYKAPTE; encoded by the exons atggcCGCAGAGGTTGTAGGGAACAAGAAGGCATGTGTTGttggagggactggtttcatgGCTTCTTTGCTGGTCAAGCTCTTGCTGGAGAAGGGCTATGCTGTGAATACCACCGTCAGGGACCCTG CTAATCAAAAGAAGGTGTCCCATCTCAATGAGCTCCAGAAGTTGGGCGACCTCAAGATTTTCAGGGCTGATCTCACAGACGAATCGAGCTTCGATGCTCCTGTAGCCGGCTGCGACTACGTTTTCCATGTCGCGACCCCGGTCAACTTTGCTTCTGAAGACCCCGAG AATGACATGATCAAGCCGGCAATCCAGGGTGCCCTGAATGTTCTCAAAGCCTGTGCCAAAGCGAAGATGGTGAAACGCGTCGTGTTGACTTCATCAGCAGCCTCAGTTACAATCAACAATCTTCAGGAAACGGGTCTGGTCATGGACGAGAAAAACTGGACGGACCTTGATTTCTTGACCTCTGCGAAGCCGCCTACCTGG GGGTACCCTGCTTCCAAGACGCTGGCAGAAAAGGCAGCGTGGAAATTCGCGGAGGAAAATGATATCGAACTTATAACTGTCATCCCGACCCTCATGGCTGGCCGTTCTCTCACTCTGGATGTCCCTAGCAGCGCCTGTCTCGGAATGTCTATGCTAACAG GAAACGAGTTCTTGATGAACGCCCTGAAAGGCATGCAAATGCTGTCGGGTTCTATTTCCATCGTGCATGTTGAGGACGTCTGCCGCGCCCACATTTTCGTGGCTGAGAAGGAATCTGCTTCTGGACGATACATCTGCTGCGCTGCTAACACCAGTGTTCCCGAACTCGCAAAGTTCCTGAACAAAAGATACCCGCAATACAAAGCCCCCACAGAGTAA